From Thermogemmata fonticola, one genomic window encodes:
- a CDS encoding SMP-30/gluconolactonase/LRE family protein, with protein sequence MINLTAFRRFSPLAIPVTFWMGGMLAAIGSAGIPHPAALAQGKKQGTIGRVERKDPRIDALIPKDAVIEVLAAGFKWTEGPVWDKKNNALLFTDIPNNRVMIWSEREGVKTYLEPSGYTGKNKFTGYEPGANGLAFDKDGYLILCQHGDRRIARYKNGTFETLVDRYMGKRFNSPNDLVFARNGDLYFTDPPYGLPQGVKDPAKELDFQGVFRLSAKGDLTLLTKEMSRPNGIGLSPDEKTLYVANSDPERAVWMAFPIKDDGTLGPGKVIHDATAEVKAGKPGLPDGLKVDQKGNIFATGPDGVFVFAPDFTYLGKIVIGDRNANCAFGNDGSVLYICANDKIVRIKTTTKGLGF encoded by the coding sequence ATGATCAACCTGACCGCCTTCCGCCGCTTCTCACCGTTGGCCATTCCTGTCACTTTCTGGATGGGTGGAATGCTCGCTGCGATTGGAAGTGCAGGAATCCCCCACCCTGCCGCCTTGGCCCAAGGGAAAAAGCAAGGGACAATCGGCCGTGTCGAACGCAAGGACCCCCGCATCGATGCCCTCATCCCCAAAGATGCCGTCATCGAGGTTCTAGCGGCCGGCTTCAAATGGACCGAGGGTCCTGTTTGGGACAAAAAGAACAATGCTCTGCTGTTTACGGACATTCCCAACAACCGCGTGATGATCTGGTCCGAGCGGGAGGGGGTCAAAACTTATCTGGAACCCAGCGGTTATACCGGCAAGAACAAGTTCACGGGTTATGAACCGGGGGCCAACGGCCTAGCCTTCGACAAGGACGGTTACCTGATCCTGTGCCAGCATGGAGACCGACGTATCGCACGCTATAAAAACGGAACCTTTGAAACCCTCGTCGATCGCTACATGGGTAAGCGCTTCAATAGCCCTAACGATCTGGTCTTCGCTCGAAACGGCGATCTGTATTTCACCGATCCACCCTACGGCCTTCCCCAAGGAGTTAAGGACCCGGCTAAGGAACTTGATTTTCAGGGAGTCTTCCGCCTCTCGGCCAAAGGGGATTTGACCTTACTGACCAAGGAGATGAGCCGACCCAACGGCATTGGACTGTCACCGGATGAAAAGACGCTATACGTCGCCAATTCGGACCCAGAACGAGCCGTCTGGATGGCTTTCCCAATCAAGGACGACGGCACTTTGGGACCAGGGAAAGTCATTCACGACGCGACGGCGGAAGTCAAGGCGGGGAAACCCGGTTTGCCGGACGGATTGAAAGTGGACCAAAAGGGAAACATCTTTGCCACCGGGCCGGACGGAGTTTTTGTCTTTGCTCCCGACTTCACCTACCTGGGCAAGATCGTCATCGGCGACCGTAATGCCAACTGCGCTTTCGGCAACGATGGCTCTGTGCTTTACATCTGCGCGAATGACAAGATCGTCCGCATCAAAACCACAACGAAAGGACTCGGCTTTTGA